A genomic segment from Leptolyngbya boryana PCC 6306 encodes:
- the rpsR gene encoding 30S ribosomal protein S18: protein MSYFRRRISPIKPGDPIDYKDVDLLRKFITERGKILPRRITGLTAKQQRDLTVAIKRARVIALLPFVNAEG, encoded by the coding sequence ATGAGCTATTTCCGTCGTCGAATTTCTCCAATCAAACCAGGTGATCCGATCGATTACAAAGATGTCGATCTCCTGCGCAAATTCATCACCGAACGCGGCAAAATCTTGCCCCGTCGAATCACAGGACTCACTGCAAAACAACAACGGGATTTGACCGTTGCGATCAAGCGCGCCCGTGTGATTGCATTACTGCCCTTCGTCAACGCAGAAGGCTAA
- a CDS encoding ribonuclease catalytic domain-containing protein, translated as MEKGTLVEFRVNGERRLAVAERPEGKKHWIVIDDRSQNHTLHPRQITYEVANQSFKPTDIPSFLKETQPYLDPSSLEVAWEILIETGDSTNPEEMAILLFSDKSAAMCYAAHYLLSEDKLYFKQKGDRYEPRSANQVAELKHQIEMEAQRQREWQSFLERVRFALDGETVEWQASDRPRLDALERFAVSEETPNRASALELMSALKRPETSPAAFQLLVDLRIWSPHENLFLRRAQVPMQFSQKVLEVAHHRLESPPEDLDVNRLDLTHLKVYTIDDESTKEIDDGLSLEVLPDGRERIWIHIADPTRWVVPGDELDLDARKRITTIYLPTGMIPMFPSELATGPMSLNPGVICCALSFAVTLTAEGAIEDYSIHASSIRSTYRLTYDDVDEMLHLNVQGEPEIEGLAKWAKQRTAWRQTQGAISIHMPESSIKVKNDGEVTIEVLDDSMSRQLVAEMMILAGEVAARYAQTHSLPLPFRGQPQPELPSDEELLQLPAGPVRSCAIRRCMPRSELTITPARHASLGLDTYTQVTSPIRRYSDLLAHFQIKAHLRGDVLPFSEEEVKELMINIGLAVQEAVFVERHTNRYWSLEYLRRHSDEVWDALMLRWLREHEGLGLVLLEELGLELPMVFQQRSIRPGDQLRLKVSLVDPRRDEIRFQEVTSQEAQQVAG; from the coding sequence ATGGAGAAGGGAACCTTAGTCGAATTTCGCGTCAATGGTGAGCGTCGTCTCGCTGTTGCCGAGCGTCCAGAAGGCAAAAAGCACTGGATCGTAATTGACGATCGTTCTCAGAATCATACGCTTCACCCGCGACAAATCACCTACGAAGTCGCCAACCAAAGTTTTAAACCGACGGATATCCCTAGTTTTCTCAAAGAGACGCAGCCTTATCTCGACCCTTCAAGCCTAGAGGTTGCTTGGGAAATTCTTATCGAAACCGGAGACAGCACTAACCCTGAGGAAATGGCAATACTGCTGTTTTCCGACAAAAGTGCAGCGATGTGTTACGCTGCTCACTACTTACTTTCAGAAGATAAGCTTTACTTTAAGCAGAAGGGCGATCGCTATGAGCCACGTTCTGCGAATCAAGTGGCAGAATTAAAGCATCAGATCGAGATGGAAGCTCAACGCCAACGCGAATGGCAGAGTTTCTTAGAGCGAGTCCGATTCGCCTTGGACGGGGAAACGGTCGAATGGCAAGCCAGCGATCGACCTCGTTTAGATGCGTTAGAGCGATTTGCAGTCAGCGAAGAAACTCCCAATCGGGCTAGCGCACTCGAACTGATGTCTGCTCTGAAGCGTCCTGAAACCTCTCCCGCCGCCTTTCAACTTCTCGTTGACCTGAGAATTTGGAGTCCTCACGAGAACTTGTTTCTACGGCGCGCACAGGTTCCGATGCAATTTTCTCAGAAGGTTTTGGAAGTGGCGCACCACCGTTTGGAATCCCCACCTGAAGATTTAGATGTCAATCGTCTTGATTTGACACACTTAAAGGTTTATACGATCGACGATGAAAGCACAAAAGAGATCGACGATGGTTTAAGTCTAGAAGTGTTACCTGATGGGCGAGAGCGCATTTGGATTCATATTGCTGACCCGACTCGGTGGGTAGTGCCGGGGGATGAGTTAGACCTCGATGCGCGCAAGCGGATTACAACGATTTATTTGCCAACGGGCATGATTCCGATGTTTCCGTCGGAGTTGGCGACGGGTCCGATGAGCTTGAATCCGGGTGTCATTTGCTGTGCGTTGAGTTTTGCAGTGACCCTGACCGCAGAGGGTGCGATCGAAGACTACAGTATTCATGCGAGTTCGATTCGATCGACGTATCGTCTGACCTATGATGATGTCGATGAAATGCTGCATTTAAACGTGCAGGGCGAACCGGAAATCGAAGGATTAGCCAAGTGGGCAAAGCAGCGCACAGCATGGCGGCAGACTCAAGGCGCGATTAGTATTCACATGCCGGAGTCTTCGATCAAAGTCAAAAATGATGGAGAAGTGACGATCGAGGTGCTAGACGATTCGATGTCTCGGCAATTGGTCGCTGAAATGATGATTTTGGCGGGTGAAGTGGCGGCGCGCTATGCTCAGACTCACAGTTTGCCCTTACCGTTTCGGGGACAGCCTCAACCAGAGCTTCCTTCAGATGAGGAATTATTGCAGCTTCCAGCGGGACCTGTGCGATCGTGTGCGATTCGGCGCTGTATGCCTCGGAGCGAATTGACGATTACGCCTGCGCGTCATGCGAGTTTGGGATTAGATACGTATACACAAGTCACTTCTCCCATTCGCCGTTATAGCGATTTACTCGCGCATTTTCAGATCAAGGCGCATTTGCGGGGCGATGTACTGCCCTTCTCTGAAGAAGAAGTCAAAGAATTGATGATCAATATTGGCTTAGCCGTTCAAGAAGCAGTCTTTGTGGAGCGACATACCAATCGCTACTGGAGTTTGGAGTATCTCCGCCGACATTCAGATGAGGTTTGGGATGCTCTGATGCTGCGCTGGTTGCGAGAGCATGAAGGCTTAGGATTAGTGTTGCTAGAAGAGCTAGGTTTAGAATTACCAATGGTGTTTCAACAACGATCGATTCGCCCTGGTGATCAGTTGCGCTTGAAAGTCAGCTTAGTTGATCCACGCCGGGATGAAATCCGATTCCAAGAAGTAACCTCACAAGAAGCTCAGCAGGTTGCAGGTTAA
- the dxs gene encoding 1-deoxy-D-xylulose-5-phosphate synthase, which produces MHLSELTHPNQLHGLSIFQLQQIARQIREKHLQTVAAIGGHLGPGLGVVELTLALYQTLDLDRDKVIWDVGHQAYPHKLITGRYANFDTLRQKDGVAGYLKRCESKFDHFGAGHASTSISAALGMALARDAKGENYKTVAVIGDGALTGGMALEAINHAGHLPKTNLLVVLNDNEMSISPNVGAIPRYLNKMRLSPPVQFLTDNIEEQMKNMPFSPELSRLKEGMKRLAVPKVGAVFEELGFTYMGPVDGHNLEELIATFKEAHKQTGPVLVHVATVKGKGYAIAEQDQVGYHAQTPFNLATGKAIPSSKPKPPSYSKVFGETLSTLAENDPRILGITAAMATGTGLDIFQKRVPKQYIDVGIAEQHAVTLAAGLACEGMRPVATIYSTFLQRAYDQIVHDVCIQNVPVFFCMDRAGIVGSDGPTHQGMYDIAYLRSIPNMVLMAPKDEAELQRMIVTGINHTQGPIAMRYPRGNGYGVPLMEEGWEELPIGKAEILRQGDDLLLLGYGSMVYPAMQTAEILSEHGIEATVVNARFAKPLDEELILPLAQKIGRVVTLEEGCLQGGFGSAVLESLMDAEVIVPVTRIGVPDILVDHATPDQSKAELGLTPPQMAERILKSFAKQPSVAAI; this is translated from the coding sequence ATGCATTTGAGTGAATTGACCCACCCAAACCAGTTGCACGGTTTGTCGATTTTTCAGCTTCAGCAAATTGCACGTCAAATTCGCGAAAAGCACTTACAAACGGTCGCAGCGATCGGGGGGCACCTCGGTCCCGGATTGGGTGTTGTCGAACTAACCCTCGCCCTCTATCAAACCCTAGATCTCGATCGCGACAAAGTGATCTGGGATGTCGGACATCAAGCGTACCCGCACAAACTGATTACGGGTCGTTATGCGAATTTCGATACGTTGCGGCAAAAAGACGGCGTTGCAGGCTATCTAAAACGCTGTGAAAGCAAATTCGATCATTTTGGCGCAGGTCACGCTTCCACCAGCATCTCTGCTGCATTAGGCATGGCGCTGGCTCGCGATGCCAAAGGTGAAAATTACAAAACTGTTGCTGTGATCGGTGACGGTGCGCTCACTGGCGGTATGGCACTCGAAGCGATCAACCATGCAGGACATTTGCCCAAAACAAATCTTCTGGTGGTGCTCAATGATAACGAAATGTCGATTTCGCCCAACGTTGGTGCAATTCCCCGCTATTTGAATAAAATGCGGCTCAGCCCGCCTGTCCAATTCCTCACTGACAACATTGAGGAACAAATGAAGAACATGCCATTTTCTCCAGAGTTGTCGCGACTCAAAGAAGGCATGAAGCGACTGGCAGTGCCCAAAGTCGGAGCCGTGTTTGAAGAACTTGGCTTTACTTATATGGGTCCAGTCGATGGACATAACTTAGAGGAATTGATCGCAACCTTTAAAGAAGCGCATAAACAAACTGGTCCCGTGCTGGTGCATGTGGCAACCGTAAAGGGAAAAGGATATGCGATCGCCGAACAAGATCAAGTCGGCTACCATGCCCAAACGCCATTTAATCTGGCAACCGGTAAAGCGATTCCTTCGAGCAAGCCCAAACCTCCGAGCTACTCGAAAGTGTTTGGCGAAACCCTGAGCACGTTGGCTGAAAACGATCCTCGCATTCTCGGCATCACTGCAGCGATGGCAACGGGAACCGGATTGGATATTTTCCAAAAACGAGTGCCCAAGCAGTATATCGATGTTGGTATTGCCGAACAACATGCTGTCACTTTGGCAGCAGGTCTCGCGTGTGAAGGAATGCGTCCAGTCGCGACGATCTATTCCACCTTCTTGCAACGCGCTTACGACCAGATCGTGCATGATGTCTGTATCCAGAACGTTCCTGTGTTCTTCTGTATGGATCGTGCCGGAATTGTTGGCTCAGATGGACCGACACATCAAGGCATGTATGACATCGCCTATCTGCGATCGATTCCCAACATGGTGCTGATGGCTCCGAAAGATGAAGCCGAATTGCAGCGCATGATTGTTACGGGAATCAATCACACGCAGGGACCGATCGCGATGCGTTATCCGCGCGGCAATGGTTATGGTGTGCCGTTGATGGAAGAAGGTTGGGAAGAATTACCGATCGGTAAGGCTGAAATTCTCCGTCAAGGGGATGATTTGCTGCTGCTTGGATATGGCTCGATGGTCTATCCCGCAATGCAAACGGCTGAAATTCTCAGCGAGCATGGCATCGAAGCAACTGTAGTGAATGCTCGGTTTGCGAAGCCGCTCGATGAAGAGTTGATCCTGCCATTGGCTCAAAAAATTGGGCGAGTCGTGACGCTGGAAGAAGGCTGTCTGCAAGGCGGATTTGGGTCTGCGGTTCTCGAATCCTTAATGGATGCTGAGGTGATTGTACCTGTGACGCGGATTGGTGTGCCGGATATTCTGGTCGATCATGCGACTCCGGATCAGTCTAAAGCGGAGTTAGGTTTAACTCCCCCTCAAATGGCAGAACGAATTCTGAAATCGTTTGCGAAACAGCCCTCTGTAGCAGCGATTTAG
- a CDS encoding PIN domain-containing protein, with protein sequence MTRIYLDTSAYNRPFDDQTQPKIFLELQAVVIILQMVEAGIVELVTSSVLEYENRRNSDLLRQEAMTRYLQLAEIRQEVNEAIQQRAEQLGHNGVKAIDALHVAGAETANSDYFITCDKRLINRCQALTMRVVNPADFVLEMSSNDSSEE encoded by the coding sequence ATGACAAGAATCTATCTGGATACAAGTGCCTACAATCGCCCTTTCGATGATCAAACTCAACCGAAAATTTTCCTTGAACTTCAAGCAGTCGTAATCATTCTACAAATGGTTGAAGCTGGAATCGTTGAGTTAGTTACATCCTCTGTGTTGGAGTATGAAAATCGCCGAAATTCAGATCTGCTCCGGCAAGAAGCGATGACTCGATATCTTCAGCTTGCTGAAATCCGACAAGAAGTGAATGAGGCAATCCAGCAGCGAGCAGAACAACTAGGACATAATGGAGTGAAAGCGATCGATGCACTTCATGTGGCAGGTGCTGAGACGGCAAATAGCGATTATTTCATTACTTGCGATAAGCGATTGATTAATCGTTGCCAAGCTCTGACGATGAGAGTTGTCAACCCAGCGGATTTTGTATTGGAGATGAGCAGCAATGATTCAAGTGAAGAATGA
- the rpmG gene encoding 50S ribosomal protein L33: protein MAKNKGVRLIITLECTECRTNPAKRSPGVSRYTTSKNRRNTTARLELKKFCTHCNKHTAHKEIK, encoded by the coding sequence ATGGCAAAGAATAAAGGCGTAAGACTAATCATTACGCTGGAATGTACCGAATGTCGGACGAATCCGGCAAAGCGTTCTCCTGGTGTTTCTCGATACACCACCTCCAAGAATCGTCGTAACACCACAGCTCGTTTAGAACTGAAGAAGTTCTGTACGCACTGCAACAAGCATACGGCTCATAAAGAGATCAAATAA
- a CDS encoding Uma2 family endonuclease gives MPTAQTHSQDSVILLHNKSWQDFEQMDRLFSEVKRRLSFYQGTIELRMPGQDHKVFSGIIAFLLGLYCLDKGVWFLPTGSFTQKKPPEAAAEADESYCFGSRKPIPDLAIEIIFTSGSESKLLKYQALGVLEVWFWEDGVFKLYRLSDNGYQAIQSSLIPGLEDLDIQLLSRCVLIAETDMQTAVNELRKGI, from the coding sequence ATGCCTACTGCACAGACTCATTCTCAGGATTCTGTAATCCTGCTTCATAACAAAAGTTGGCAAGATTTTGAGCAAATGGATCGTCTTTTCTCTGAGGTGAAAAGACGGTTGAGTTTTTATCAAGGAACCATTGAATTACGGATGCCTGGACAAGACCACAAAGTTTTTTCGGGAATCATTGCTTTTCTGCTAGGGCTTTACTGCTTGGACAAAGGAGTCTGGTTTCTTCCTACAGGAAGTTTTACTCAGAAAAAACCGCCTGAAGCTGCGGCAGAAGCAGATGAAAGCTATTGTTTTGGGTCTAGAAAACCGATTCCAGATCTCGCGATCGAGATTATTTTCACTTCTGGTAGTGAGTCTAAATTGTTGAAGTATCAAGCTCTAGGAGTGCTAGAAGTCTGGTTTTGGGAAGATGGTGTATTTAAGCTGTATCGCTTATCTGACAATGGATATCAAGCGATTCAAAGCAGTTTGATTCCAGGGTTAGAAGATTTGGATATTCAACTTCTCAGTCGATGCGTTTTGATAGCAGAAACGGATATGCAGACTGCTGTCAATGAATTGAGAAAAGGGATTTAG